A part of Candidatus Babeliaceae bacterium genomic DNA contains:
- a CDS encoding DUF2807 domain-containing protein, with the protein MLYFATLIIGVHAFCAINKPVIVSFAEKDTITINSSFLENKLVKEIIAKKLVVNMSSFSSLTIESVNVEELNINISGGATVHCKSGIIKAQNINISGFSKHKAENIKHETCDVNASGFSRVQVGCCENKIEAYVSGFSRLTYRYLTGTTKNIRSDNSIISGSLCKELS; encoded by the coding sequence ATGTTATATTTTGCCACATTGATAATTGGAGTGCATGCTTTTTGTGCAATTAATAAACCCGTTATAGTATCTTTTGCAGAAAAAGATACTATAACAATTAATAGTAGTTTTTTAGAAAATAAGCTTGTCAAAGAAATTATAGCTAAAAAGTTAGTGGTTAATATGAGTTCTTTCTCGAGCTTGACCATTGAGAGTGTTAACGTAGAAGAGTTGAATATTAATATATCGGGCGGAGCGACAGTGCATTGTAAATCCGGAATAATTAAAGCCCAGAATATTAATATATCAGGCTTTTCAAAGCATAAAGCAGAAAATATTAAACATGAAACATGTGATGTTAATGCGTCGGGATTTTCTCGAGTGCAGGTGGGCTGTTGTGAAAATAAAATAGAAGCATATGTATCTGGTTTTTCAAGATTAACCTATCGCTACCTAACTGGTACCACAAAAAATATTCGTTCTGATAACTCAATAATTTCTGGTTCTTTGTGCAAAGAACTTAGTTGA
- the spoVG gene encoding septation regulator SpoVG, producing the protein MKITEVKIYPAKESGRLKAYATIVFENSFIVRDLKVIEGYKGFFVSMPSRRRKDGSFRDIVHPLNSDTRTEIEHRIIEEFEKTMKHEEGISN; encoded by the coding sequence ATGAAAATAACGGAAGTCAAAATTTATCCTGCGAAGGAAAGTGGAAGACTAAAAGCGTATGCCACCATTGTCTTTGAAAATAGTTTCATTGTACGTGACTTGAAAGTTATCGAAGGATACAAGGGTTTCTTTGTATCGATGCCTTCTCGCCGCCGCAAAGATGGTTCTTTCAGAGATATCGTTCATCCGCTGAATTCTGACACTCGAACAGAGATTGAACACCGTATTATAGAGGAGTTCGAGAAGACAATGAAGCATGAAGAAGGAATTAGTAATTAA
- the acpP gene encoding acyl carrier protein, whose product MPFDRQDTYAKIVSIIADQLSIDKNSIIEDSSLESLGADSLDRVEIVMNVEEAFGIQIRDEDADTIQTVRQAVDYVQHLRK is encoded by the coding sequence ATGCCCTTTGATCGTCAAGATACGTATGCAAAAATTGTGAGCATTATCGCTGATCAGTTATCGATTGATAAAAATAGTATTATAGAAGATTCGTCGCTTGAAAGTTTGGGCGCTGATTCACTTGATAGAGTTGAAATAGTAATGAATGTTGAAGAAGCGTTTGGCATTCAAATTCGTGATGAAGATGCTGACACTATTCAAACGGTTCGACAAGCAGTTGATTACGTACAGCACTTAAGAAAATAA
- the murF gene encoding UDP-N-acetylmuramoyl-tripeptide--D-alanyl-D-alanine ligase, which produces MYLDQDFFKTVVPNALFFGADMPKNAYFSVDSRLINSGDMYIALRGSRHDGHDFINDVIKKGASGIIIEQDKKECLNIIDKKILDTLFVALVPNTLQALVQLATAWREQFSYPVFAITGSVGKTSTKECLTAILEASGKKYLTSFGNQNTLIGISLNILKMRPEHEVAIFEMGINKRGEMAHMAALLKPTNALVTMIGHSHMEGLGSVQDIASEKRDIFKFFKEDSTGIVNGDQPLLANVSYIHPVIKFGCKTMNQIQARKVQVNGASLHFVLKIYNNKYKVVLPTSHIGFVYNTLAAVSAAYLLKISEAIIVETIQKPLYVESRFETCKLRDNKGIVINDCYNASPESMKAALLAFEKVECTGEKMAILGDMLELGVTWRFWHRQLGRLLRKAPSVRRLILVGDHVKFTLKTVPVNIKVEHVPTWQAATEKLEQALAPDSAILVKGSRGVGLDNLVNSIKQA; this is translated from the coding sequence ATGTATCTTGATCAAGATTTTTTTAAAACGGTTGTGCCGAATGCACTTTTTTTTGGCGCAGACATGCCAAAAAATGCTTACTTTTCTGTTGACTCTCGCTTGATAAATTCGGGTGATATGTATATTGCATTACGAGGATCACGCCATGATGGACATGATTTTATTAATGATGTAATTAAAAAAGGAGCATCGGGTATTATTATTGAACAGGATAAAAAAGAATGTCTTAATATTATTGATAAAAAAATATTAGATACTCTCTTTGTTGCGCTTGTTCCCAATACACTTCAGGCGCTTGTGCAATTGGCAACAGCGTGGCGAGAACAATTTAGTTATCCTGTTTTTGCTATAACGGGCTCTGTTGGTAAAACATCAACAAAAGAATGTTTGACTGCAATACTTGAAGCAAGTGGTAAAAAATATCTTACTTCATTTGGCAATCAAAATACATTGATTGGTATTTCATTAAATATATTAAAAATGCGTCCTGAGCACGAAGTCGCTATTTTTGAGATGGGTATTAATAAGCGCGGTGAAATGGCGCACATGGCGGCATTGCTTAAGCCAACCAATGCTCTTGTTACGATGATTGGGCATAGCCATATGGAAGGGCTTGGTTCGGTACAAGATATTGCATCAGAAAAAAGAGACATATTTAAATTTTTTAAAGAAGACAGCACTGGTATCGTTAATGGCGATCAACCATTATTGGCAAATGTTTCTTATATACATCCTGTTATTAAGTTTGGTTGTAAAACAATGAACCAAATTCAAGCACGTAAAGTACAGGTTAATGGTGCATCGCTCCATTTTGTGCTTAAAATCTACAACAATAAATATAAAGTCGTGTTGCCAACAAGTCATATAGGTTTTGTGTATAATACGTTAGCGGCAGTTTCTGCAGCGTATTTGCTCAAAATTTCTGAAGCAATAATTGTAGAAACTATTCAAAAGCCATTATACGTAGAAAGTAGATTTGAAACGTGTAAATTAAGGGACAATAAGGGTATCGTTATTAACGATTGTTATAATGCTTCTCCTGAAAGTATGAAAGCAGCGCTTTTGGCATTCGAAAAAGTAGAATGTACTGGCGAAAAGATGGCGATTTTGGGTGACATGCTGGAGCTTGGCGTAACGTGGCGTTTTTGGCATAGACAACTTGGTCGCTTGTTAAGAAAAGCACCATCAGTAAGGCGCCTTATTCTCGTTGGTGATCATGTTAAGTTTACGTTAAAGACAGTGCCAGTTAATATCAAAGTTGAACATGTTCCAACCTGGCAAGCTGCTACAGAAAAGTTAGAACAGGCATTAGCGCCGGACTCTGCTATTTTGGTAAAAGGCTCCCGCGGCGTCGGTCTTGATAATTTAGTTAACTCAATTAAGCAAGCGTAA
- a CDS encoding undecaprenyl-diphosphate phosphatase codes for MSRALVLFQIIFESLPISSSSHIFFLSTLFDSACMLPESVYYAAHAPTVMMLGCYFARELFFITHNYKQLWDQLVVWALGIGIANSITIIGYIVLHVVHVPFSMQVGLMITTGLLLSLVWCKKLGSDRLSINQAVVIGIVQAISLLPGISRLAMTYVVGRWIGLSWWASFRFSCALEATLFAAASAKSLLSLLLSGYSFTLSFVTIMSIVMAMCIAYLLLWFVEYLMKTGHLWYFGWYMIVPTFFSFFF; via the coding sequence ATGTCTCGAGCATTAGTGTTATTTCAGATAATTTTTGAATCTCTTCCTATTAGTAGTTCTTCGCACATATTTTTTTTAAGTACACTTTTTGATAGCGCTTGTATGTTGCCAGAGTCGGTATATTATGCAGCGCATGCACCGACGGTAATGATGTTGGGGTGTTATTTTGCACGGGAACTTTTTTTTATTACCCATAACTATAAGCAGCTGTGGGACCAGCTTGTTGTTTGGGCGTTAGGTATAGGTATTGCCAATAGTATTACTATTATTGGTTATATAGTGTTACATGTTGTGCATGTTCCATTTTCAATGCAGGTGGGGCTCATGATAACAACAGGGCTGTTGTTATCGCTTGTGTGGTGCAAAAAATTGGGTAGTGATCGGTTGTCTATTAATCAGGCTGTGGTAATTGGCATAGTGCAAGCTATTTCGCTATTGCCGGGTATTTCAAGGCTTGCGATGACCTATGTTGTGGGGCGATGGATTGGCTTGTCCTGGTGGGCATCATTTCGTTTTTCTTGTGCGCTTGAGGCAACACTTTTTGCCGCGGCTTCTGCAAAAAGTTTGTTATCGCTCTTGCTGAGTGGCTATAGTTTTACCCTATCTTTCGTAACTATTATGAGCATTGTAATGGCCATGTGTATAGCGTATCTTTTGTTATGGTTTGTTGAATACCTTATGAAAACGGGTCACCTTTGGTATTTTGGATGGTATATGATAGTGCCAACCTTTTTTTCTTTCTTTTTTTAA
- a CDS encoding DNA translocase FtsK 4TM domain-containing protein, protein MKLFGRIIQLVTVFLYIFIVIALCTHNASDNSWTFFSTDNFFYNRLGFLGAYWASLLLYLFGYTAYFFIPIGFVICCRVSHVVSASSIKIADLFFMVTTLCTLNALWGVEYMPHVTPGGYIGITCAHILLKICDFYVAGFLCITLLLIGIIIIFPWSICAHYFFAEQQEDIALEKNTCIDQKISIPEKKHREDQEAVYSLPYTLFKPHNKSSNYVQQSNHHDLTKILEQKLESFGINGSVVGCFVGPVVTLFEYEPTIDTKISKIIALEDDLALALHAHSLRIIAPIPGRAVIGFELANEVRYAVTGDALIASTHFIQHVGNLPLIIGEDTLGAHVMIDLATLPHLLVAGSTGSGKSVALNMMIASLLSRCSPDYLKLILIDPKKLEFAAYVDIAHLVFPVITHVERARTVLRWAVQSMDERYEKLAQHGLRNVYEYHKQYGFEGMPFMVIIIDELADLMMQARDIEDSIVRLAQMSRACGIHLIIATQRPSVDVITGLIKVNFPARIACKVTSKTDSRTILDSNGAEKLLGKGDMLFLTTQGTIQRVHGAYIEDSAISSIVQHIKQQRIVEYIPFESAAQLSAIDDVDANLYKEVITFIEQLQSDEISISLLQRKFKIGYNRSARIMALLEERGVIMHDYGSKMRKILR, encoded by the coding sequence ATGAAATTATTTGGACGCATTATACAACTCGTGACTGTTTTTTTATACATATTTATTGTTATTGCGTTATGCACCCACAATGCTTCTGATAATTCATGGACATTCTTTTCTACCGATAATTTTTTTTATAATAGATTAGGATTTTTGGGCGCCTATTGGGCGTCATTGTTACTATATCTTTTTGGTTACACTGCGTATTTTTTTATACCAATTGGTTTTGTAATATGTTGTAGGGTGTCGCATGTAGTATCAGCTAGTTCTATAAAAATAGCTGATCTGTTTTTTATGGTAACTACATTATGTACGTTGAATGCGCTCTGGGGTGTTGAATATATGCCTCACGTGACTCCAGGAGGATATATTGGTATTACCTGTGCACATATTTTGTTGAAAATATGTGATTTTTATGTAGCGGGTTTTTTATGCATTACGTTATTGCTGATAGGTATAATTATTATTTTTCCATGGAGTATTTGTGCGCACTATTTTTTTGCTGAGCAACAAGAGGACATAGCGTTAGAAAAAAATACATGCATAGATCAAAAAATTTCTATTCCAGAAAAAAAACATCGTGAAGATCAAGAAGCTGTTTATTCTTTGCCGTATACATTATTTAAGCCGCATAATAAGTCATCGAACTATGTACAACAGAGCAATCATCATGATCTTACAAAAATTTTGGAACAAAAATTAGAAAGTTTTGGCATTAATGGTTCAGTGGTGGGCTGTTTTGTGGGGCCTGTTGTAACCTTATTTGAGTATGAACCGACCATTGATACAAAAATTAGCAAAATTATAGCATTAGAAGATGATTTAGCATTAGCGCTACATGCGCATAGTCTGAGAATAATTGCCCCAATTCCTGGTAGAGCGGTTATTGGCTTTGAGCTTGCAAATGAAGTGCGTTATGCGGTAACAGGTGATGCGCTTATTGCAAGTACTCACTTTATACAACATGTGGGTAATTTGCCTCTGATTATTGGTGAGGATACTTTGGGAGCGCATGTTATGATAGATCTGGCAACACTGCCACATTTATTGGTAGCAGGGTCAACCGGATCAGGAAAATCTGTAGCGCTGAATATGATGATAGCAAGCCTTCTGTCTCGATGTAGCCCAGATTATTTAAAACTTATTTTAATAGACCCAAAAAAACTTGAATTTGCTGCGTATGTTGATATTGCACATCTTGTCTTTCCTGTTATAACACACGTTGAACGCGCACGTACTGTTTTGCGTTGGGCTGTTCAATCTATGGATGAGCGTTATGAAAAACTAGCGCAACACGGATTGCGTAATGTCTATGAATATCATAAGCAATATGGATTTGAAGGCATGCCGTTTATGGTTATTATTATTGACGAACTTGCCGATTTAATGATGCAAGCTCGTGACATAGAAGACTCTATTGTACGACTTGCTCAAATGTCTCGCGCATGCGGCATTCATTTAATTATAGCAACGCAAAGGCCGTCGGTTGATGTTATTACAGGGCTTATAAAAGTAAACTTTCCTGCACGTATTGCATGTAAAGTTACTTCTAAAACGGATTCGAGAACCATTTTAGATAGTAATGGGGCTGAAAAATTGCTGGGTAAGGGTGATATGCTTTTTTTAACAACACAGGGCACCATTCAACGTGTTCATGGTGCCTATATTGAGGACTCTGCTATTAGTAGTATCGTGCAACATATCAAACAACAAAGAATTGTAGAATATATACCGTTTGAATCAGCTGCGCAGTTATCAGCAATTGATGATGTTGATGCTAATCTTTATAAAGAAGTTATTACTTTTATTGAGCAACTTCAGAGTGATGAAATTTCTATATCCTTGTTGCAAAGAAAATTTAAAATCGGGTACAATCGATCTGCAAGAATAATGGCTCTGCTCGAAGAACGCGGCGTAATCATGCATGACTATGGTAGTAAGATGCGGAAAATTTTACGTTAA
- the rsmH gene encoding 16S rRNA (cytosine(1402)-N(4))-methyltransferase RsmH: protein MQSTYHKPVLVQEVLDYLAPQKGGVYVDATFGGGGHSRAILTAQPDCMIIACDWDAKAIEMNRVALETDFPGRISFVWGNFANLEHLLKKHGTGKVDGILVDFGTSQYQIKERAGFSFSAKTHLDMRMSPAHQKITAADILNKATESELITIFKEFGQEPHARKIARAICEVRQERRFFYTSDVTELVLKLVPYTVRGINPATRVFQALRIAVNKELDNIKSFLLQAPRLLKSGGRLVCISFHSLEDRLVKQFIKDHDQEFENLTPKVIVGTPEEIKANPSARSAKLRAARRL, encoded by the coding sequence ATGCAATCAACGTATCATAAACCGGTTCTCGTACAAGAAGTTTTGGATTATTTAGCACCACAGAAGGGCGGGGTGTATGTTGACGCCACGTTTGGTGGTGGCGGGCATAGTAGGGCTATTTTAACAGCTCAGCCAGATTGTATGATAATTGCATGTGATTGGGATGCCAAAGCTATCGAAATGAATAGAGTTGCATTGGAAACAGATTTTCCCGGGCGAATTTCATTTGTATGGGGCAATTTTGCCAATCTTGAACATCTTTTAAAAAAACATGGTACTGGTAAAGTTGATGGCATTCTTGTTGATTTTGGTACGTCTCAATATCAAATCAAAGAACGAGCAGGATTTTCTTTTTCAGCCAAGACCCATTTGGACATGCGCATGTCCCCAGCGCATCAAAAAATAACGGCAGCTGATATTCTTAATAAGGCAACAGAGTCTGAGTTGATTACTATTTTTAAAGAGTTTGGGCAAGAACCTCATGCTCGTAAAATTGCGCGCGCAATATGCGAGGTGCGGCAAGAAAGACGTTTTTTTTATACGTCAGATGTGACGGAACTGGTGCTTAAGCTTGTACCGTATACTGTCCGTGGAATAAATCCAGCAACGCGCGTATTTCAGGCGTTGCGTATTGCCGTTAACAAAGAACTTGATAATATTAAAAGTTTTTTATTACAAGCGCCGCGGTTGTTAAAGTCAGGCGGTAGGCTTGTGTGTATTAGTTTCCATTCACTTGAAGACAGGCTGGTTAAGCAGTTTATTAAAGACCACGATCAAGAATTTGAAAATCTGACGCCAAAAGTTATTGTTGGAACGCCAGAAGAGATCAAAGCAAATCCATCGGCTCGTTCTGCTAAACTGCGCGCTGCGCGGCGTTTATAG
- the gltX gene encoding glutamate--tRNA ligase has protein sequence MDKRDTRVRVRFAPSPTGHLHVGGLRSALFNWLFARHHGGSFLLRIEDTDKERSLPEYTNSITEALSWCSLISDEPIVIQSERAAEHVMVAQLMLKNGRAYKCYCTQEELQQRLGANAAEGLGYVKYDQACRNTEDRAGVPYVIRFKLPDTIQEVVFNDLVHGDIVFNLDTLDDFIIVRSDGTPMYNFVVVVDDASMNITHVIRGEDHISNTPKQILLYQACGFTVPQFAHVPMILGPQGNRLSKRDAATAALDYRRQGFLPEALCNYLVRLGWSHGDQEIFSMAEAISLFSLKEVGKKGAIFDMKKLEWLNGMYMRSYTAQDLLHKIQHNFNQNFVDRFHLWTQEQLCAAIDLYKERVKTLRELQDSLYILHDGPIIENLVDASRSLAQQVQVQQNMQMFEKKLMDISDFTKPALERVVQEMCHDQGCKISDIGQPVRVALTGVTSSPSFYDLMCILGKEETLNRLRMLQKA, from the coding sequence ATGGACAAACGTGATACAAGAGTGAGGGTCCGTTTTGCGCCCTCTCCGACCGGTCACCTTCATGTTGGAGGGTTGCGGTCGGCATTATTTAATTGGCTTTTTGCCCGTCATCATGGCGGGTCTTTTTTACTTCGTATTGAAGATACCGACAAAGAGCGGTCGCTACCGGAATATACCAATTCTATTACAGAGGCTTTATCCTGGTGTTCACTCATCAGTGATGAGCCCATTGTCATTCAATCAGAGCGCGCTGCTGAGCATGTAATGGTTGCTCAACTCATGTTAAAAAACGGAAGAGCGTATAAATGTTATTGTACGCAAGAAGAGTTGCAGCAGCGATTGGGTGCAAATGCTGCTGAAGGGCTTGGTTATGTTAAGTATGATCAGGCATGCCGCAATACAGAAGATAGAGCTGGGGTGCCTTACGTTATTAGATTTAAGTTACCTGATACTATTCAGGAAGTTGTTTTTAATGATCTTGTTCATGGTGATATAGTATTCAATCTTGATACGCTGGATGATTTTATTATTGTGCGGTCTGATGGAACGCCCATGTACAATTTTGTCGTGGTTGTTGATGATGCGTCTATGAATATTACTCATGTTATTCGTGGTGAAGATCATATTTCTAATACGCCAAAACAAATATTATTATATCAAGCATGTGGATTTACCGTTCCGCAGTTTGCGCATGTGCCCATGATTTTGGGACCACAGGGTAATAGATTAAGTAAACGCGACGCAGCGACGGCTGCGCTTGATTACAGAAGGCAAGGATTTTTACCTGAGGCTTTATGTAATTATCTTGTTCGATTGGGCTGGTCGCATGGTGATCAAGAAATTTTTAGTATGGCCGAAGCTATTTCGCTTTTTTCTTTGAAAGAAGTTGGTAAAAAAGGCGCCATTTTTGATATGAAAAAGCTTGAATGGTTGAATGGCATGTACATGCGCTCTTATACAGCTCAAGATTTATTGCATAAAATACAGCACAACTTTAATCAAAATTTTGTGGATCGATTCCATCTATGGACGCAAGAGCAGCTGTGTGCTGCGATAGATTTGTATAAAGAGCGAGTTAAAACCTTGCGAGAGTTGCAAGATTCTTTATATATTTTGCATGATGGTCCTATCATTGAAAATCTTGTAGACGCGTCTCGTTCTTTGGCGCAACAGGTGCAGGTACAACAAAATATGCAGATGTTTGAAAAAAAACTTATGGATATATCAGATTTTACCAAGCCGGCGTTGGAGCGTGTTGTTCAAGAAATGTGTCATGATCAAGGGTGTAAAATTTCCGACATTGGGCAGCCTGTTCGTGTTGCTCTTACAGGAGTTACATCAAGTCCATCATTTTATGACCTTATGTGTATTCTTGGTAAAGAAGAGACACTAAATCGGTTGCGCATGTTACAAAAAGCATAA